In Alphaproteobacteria bacterium, the DNA window AGGCTTTGCCGTCAATACCTACGCCTACACCTTCTCCCACACGGCCGCCGATTGCCTCCAGGCCTACGCCGGCAGCGCCCGCGGCCTCGAGGTCATGATGTATCCCGGCCACGCCTGGCCGGACGATCTCGATGCCGCGGCGCGGCGCGATCTGGTCAAGCTGAGCGCCGACACCGGGGTGCCGCTGATCAGCCTCAACAGCCCCAACATCGACATCAACGTGGCCGCCGCGGCGCCCGGCATGCGGGCCTATTCGATCGACCTGGTGTGCCGCATCATCAAGCTTGCCGGCGATCTCGGGGTGCCCGGCGTGGTCTTCGGCCCGGGCAAGCAGAACCCCCTGATGCCGGCCCCGCGCGAGACCCTGCTGGGCTACTTCCAGGACGCCATGGAGCGCTTCGTGCCGGCCGCCCGGGCGGCCGGGACAAGGCTGCTGGCCGAAAACATGCCCTTTGCCTTCCTGCCCGACGCCGAGAGCCTGATGGCGGCCATCCAGCCCTACGACGCGGCCGACGTGGCCGTCGTCTACGATATCGCCAACGCCTATTTCCACGGCGAGGACATGACCGAAGGTTTCCGGACCGTGGCTTCGCGACTGGCTCTGGTGCACGTCTCGGACACGCCCACCCATGTCTACCTGCACGCCCCGGTGGGTGCCGGGACGCTGCCGTTTGCCGAAGCCGCCGCCGCTTGTCGCGGCGTTGACTACCAGGGCGAGGTGATGCTGGAAATCATCTGCCAGGACCCCGACAACGAGATCCCGGCCAGCGCCCAGGAACTGCGCGGCATGGACTGGGGCGGCTTCCCCGCCTAACAGCCAGCCCGCCAAACAAAAGTGGGGACAGGGACCACTTATTTTCCCAGTCCCGTTCAGCGCCAAACCCGCGGACAGCGCAGCTTTCGGGCCAAAAAGTGGGCAAAAAGTGGGGACAGGGACCACTTCACGCTTTTTTGAGGACTGCTAAGCAGGAACGCCAATTTCCCCTTTTCTGGGGCGGCCCATGACACGCGGACGTAAGTGGCGGCCCAGCTCCCGTTCCAGCATGGCGATGGCCGTGTCTGAACCGAGCGGCCAGCCGCTGCGCGTATGGTAGCGCAAGGTCTCGGCCTGATGCGGCTCCTCGGGCCCTTCCAGATAGGCCTGCCAATCCCCGATCAGGTCGGCCAGCCCCCCCGGCGAGAGCAGCCCGTCAGCTGACTGGCCGAGATGGTGGCGGGCGCTGCTCCAGGGCCAGGCCGCAGCCTCGCCGACCAAACCGGCGCGCACCGGGTTGAGTTCGACGTAGCGCACGGCGGCCAGCAGATGTCCCTGGTCCATGGCCGTGGAGTAAAAGCGATCCTGCCACAGGTGCCCGCACCAGCCCCGGTGGTGATTGATGCGCCAGGTATAGCGGTGGTGGGTGCTGCCGACGCTGCGGGCCAGCGCCGCCCGGCATTTTGGCAGCAGCACCAGATGGACGTGGTTGGGCATCAGGCAATAGGCCCAAACGGCCGCGCCGAAGCGCCGGCAGGTCTCGCCCAAGTGCCAAAGATAGGCTT includes these proteins:
- a CDS encoding sugar phosphate isomerase/epimerase family protein, which codes for MIDVAGFAVNTYAYTFSHTAADCLQAYAGSARGLEVMMYPGHAWPDDLDAAARRDLVKLSADTGVPLISLNSPNIDINVAAAAPGMRAYSIDLVCRIIKLAGDLGVPGVVFGPGKQNPLMPAPRETLLGYFQDAMERFVPAARAAGTRLLAENMPFAFLPDAESLMAAIQPYDAADVAVVYDIANAYFHGEDMTEGFRTVASRLALVHVSDTPTHVYLHAPVGAGTLPFAEAAAACRGVDYQGEVMLEIICQDPDNEIPASAQELRGMDWGGFPA
- a CDS encoding transposase, translated to MARQARIVVAGWPHHVTQRGNRRQRVFFEERDYQAYLWHLGETCRRFGAAVWAYCLMPNHVHLVLLPKCRAALARSVGSTHHRYTWRINHHRGWCGHLWQDRFYSTAMDQGHLLAAVRYVELNPVRAGLVGEAAAWPWSSARHHLGQSADGLLSPGGLADLIGDWQAYLEGPEEPHQAETLRYHTRSGWPLGSDTAIAMLERELGRHLRPRVMGRPRKGEIGVPA